GGCGAACAGGACGCCCGTTACATCCTGCAAGGGCCGAAGCTGCACCTTCAGATGGGCGGTCTTCCCATGCCGGCCACTTTTGCTGTCGGGCCTGCGGTTCAATGGCAGAGCCGGAACGATGCAGCGCACGTGGATCTGTGGGCGGTCGGCTCGTTCAGTGGATTTTACGGGGCAGGCACCGGTCTGGAACTGCCGCGTTTTACGAGCCGCCGCCTGGACGTGACCTTCAAGGCTGCTCATTATGACCTGCCCCGGATGGATTTTTACGGCGAAGGCCCCACATCCGTGAAGGGTCATCGAACCGATTACCGTCTGGAAAAGACACCCATTGAAGCCGGAGTGGAGTGGTCCGCGTTGACGCACCTTCAGCCGCACTGCAAGGCTGAAGAGGATCTGCTGAACGTGGGGCCCGGCACGAGCGACACTGTGACATCGACTCCACTGCGCTTCGGCCCCGCCCAGGCGCCCGGTATCGATCTTCAGAGCAATTATTTCATCGGCGGATGCGGCCTGAAGTTTGATTTCCGGGATCTGCCGGAATATCCCCGCAGTGGAACCGCCTTGTTCCTCGATTATCGCCGGTTTGTTGCAGAGCAACGAAGCATCAATTCATTCCACCGCGCCAATGGCAGCGTCGAACAATACATTCCGTTCTTCAACGCCAAACGCGTCATTGTGCTTCACGCGGCCGCCGACATGACGTTCCATGACTCCAATCAGGTGGTGCCTTTTTACATGCAGCCCACCCTCGGCGGTTACAGCGACCTGCGCGGCTACCGCGCGCTGCGGTATTACGACGAGAACGCTGTCGTGGCGAATGCCGAATACCGGTGGGAGGTATGCACCGGCTTCGATATGGCCCTGTTTATGGACGCCGGCGAAGTATTTCACCGGCCCAGCCAGTTCAGTCTGGGCCTTATTCAGAACGATGCAGGCTTCGGCCTGCGCTTCAACAACCAGCAGAACCTGGTCTGGCGGATCGATACCGGCTTCAGCCGGGAGGGATTTCAGATATGGGCCTCATTCAAAAAAGTCTTTTGATCTTGCTGGCCGTCGCCGCCGCAACGCTGGGGCTTCAGGCCACGGGAACATCGCCGATTTATTTTCCGGATGATCCCATTCAAGTGATGCCGCCTCCGGTGCCGGTCACGAAAGTTTCCGTTCATAAGATCGATCAGCCATACGACTTTGTGATGAACTCCATCCGCTGGAAACCCCGGCCGCCGGTTCCTGCCGCCGGCGTGAACACGATGGGAAGTCCGCCCGATAGCGCCTGGTATACGAGCCGCCACAGCGTGCACCGGATGACGCGGGAGGAACTTCAGCGCGGCCCCGCTCATGAACAGCCTGCCGGGCCCTTCACGATTGTGGGAGGAAAAATGGAAGGCATTACTCCAGGGTTCCGGATGGAGGACTCCAAAGGCCGGCTCTATTTCGTCAAGGTCGATCCGAAGAGCAATCCGGAACTGGTGACCGCGTCGGATGTGCTCGGCTCCCGATTCCTTTACGCGCTGGGATACAACGTCCCCGAGAACTATATCGTGAAGCTGAAGTTGTCGGATTTGCGGCTCTCCGGCAAAGCTAAAATCATGGGCACTGACGGCCACGTGCGCAAGATGAGCTGGGACGATGTTAAATATATCGCCAAAGCGATTCCGCATTATCCGGACGGCTCATTCCGCCTGATGGCCAGCCTGAAAGTCGAAGGCGGGCCCGCCGGGCCTTTTTACTACGAGGGCCTCAGAAGCGACGATCCCAATGATCTCGTCCTTCACGAAAACCGGCGGGATCTTCGCGGTCTCTATGTTTTTTTCGCGTGGCTGAACAATACCGACGCCCGAGCGGGTAATACATATGACGCTATCGTGAAAGACAGCGCTGGACGCTCCTACATCAAACACTATCTGATCGATTTCGGCTCCGCCTTTGGCAGCGACGGCGACGGTCCGAAGGACGCACGCCTCGGGTATGCGTTCATGATTCCAACGCCCCACGATGCGCTGCGGTCCATCGCGACGCTGGGGTTGTTTCCGCGTCCCTGGGAACGTATGGAGTACTCCAAACTGCCCGCCGTCGGAAACTTCAGCGCCGACGGGTTCGATCCGGATGAATGGAAATCCGACTATCCGAACCCGGCTTTCATGAGCCGGCAGCCGCAGGATGACTTCTGGGCCGCGGAGCAGGTGATGGCGTTCACATCGGATGATATCCGCGCCATCGTGGAGACGGCCGAATTCTCGGACCCGCTCGTCGTCGAATACTTGACCAACACTCTCGCCGAACGGCGAGACAAAATCGGTGAGACCTTCTTTGCGAAAGTTCTGCCGCTCGACAACTTCCGTATCGAGAACGGCGAGCTTCGGTTCGATGACCTCGCCGTCCTCCACGAGTTCCGGCCGCCGGAACACTACGACGTGCGCTGGTTCGAGTTCGACAACATGACCGGTCGTCAGTCGCCGCTGTCGTCACCGCTCTCAGCGCAGGTGCCGGGCGACGTGCAACACGCTGCTGTCGGATCATACTTTTCGGCGGTTATCACGACAGCGAAAGACAAAGTGAAATCCGTAACGGTCACGGTCCGAAAGACCGATTCCGGCTACCACATTGTCGGCTGCTCCCGCACCTCGTAACAAAACGTCCCCATTTTGATATCGTTATGTAACACATGATTGTGGTGAAGTTTGGCGGGACGTCGGTGGGGGCGGCCGCGCAAATCGAGCAGGCTGCGCGCATCGTGTATGCGATGCGCAACCGTGAGCCGATTGTTGTGGTGTCGGCGATGGGCGGCGTCACGGATGCGCTGCTTCAGGCGGGCGATGCGGCGGTCACAGGCCAGACACGCCAGCGTGAAGACAAGCTCTGGGAAATCCGCAGCCGCCACGATCAGGCAATCAACGAACTCTTCAAGGACAGGAACATCGCAGTCACGGTGCACGATGCCGAGCGTGTCATTCTCGAAGAAGTCCAGAAGGTCTTCACGGGCGTATCGCTCCTTCGGGAGATGAGCGCGCGTTCCCGCGATCTGATCAGCTCATTCGGTGAACGTCTCATCGTTCCGATCTTTGCCCGATATCTTTCGACTCTGGGCCAGGACGCGGAACCTGTCGACGCGCGCGAAATCATCGTCACCGGCGAAGACGCGCAGTATCTGCTTGTCGATTTCGATGAAACCCGTAAACGCTGTCAGAAGTTAACGAAGATGGTCCACGGCGGCCTGATTCCGGTAGTAACAGGCTTTATCTGTTCGACGCCGGACGGCATCACGACGACGCTCGGACGCGGTGGTTCGGATTATTCGGCATCGATCATCGGCAGTTGCGTCAAAGCCGAAGAGATTCAAATCTGGACGGATGTGAGCGGCGTGATGACGGCGGATCCCAGGATCGTGCCTCAGGCCCGGGTCCTCGATCGCGTCTCATACAAAGAAGCCGCCGAGATGTCATATTTCGGCGCGAAGGTGCTCCATCCCCAGACGATCATGCCGGCGGTCGACGAGAACATCCCGATCCGTATCAAGAACACGTTTGCTCCGGAAGATCCCGGAACGCTGATCAGCGCCGAAACGCCTGCCCGGGAATTCAGCGTCAAAACCGTAACGTCGATTACCGGAATGTCGCTGGTCTCCGTCGAAGGCCGCGGAAT
This portion of the Terriglobia bacterium genome encodes:
- a CDS encoding BamA/TamA family outer membrane protein: MERLMVPRINALTISALAGLFFATNLQAQDASVPDSRTGQIESEQSAKSQALTPDTPDRSERRFVDGEQDARYILQGPKLHLQMGGLPMPATFAVGPAVQWQSRNDAAHVDLWAVGSFSGFYGAGTGLELPRFTSRRLDVTFKAAHYDLPRMDFYGEGPTSVKGHRTDYRLEKTPIEAGVEWSALTHLQPHCKAEEDLLNVGPGTSDTVTSTPLRFGPAQAPGIDLQSNYFIGGCGLKFDFRDLPEYPRSGTALFLDYRRFVAEQRSINSFHRANGSVEQYIPFFNAKRVIVLHAAADMTFHDSNQVVPFYMQPTLGGYSDLRGYRALRYYDENAVVANAEYRWEVCTGFDMALFMDAGEVFHRPSQFSLGLIQNDAGFGLRFNNQQNLVWRIDTGFSREGFQIWASFKKVF
- a CDS encoding aspartate kinase — protein: MIVVKFGGTSVGAAAQIEQAARIVYAMRNREPIVVVSAMGGVTDALLQAGDAAVTGQTRQREDKLWEIRSRHDQAINELFKDRNIAVTVHDAERVILEEVQKVFTGVSLLREMSARSRDLISSFGERLIVPIFARYLSTLGQDAEPVDAREIIVTGEDAQYLLVDFDETRKRCQKLTKMVHGGLIPVVTGFICSTPDGITTTLGRGGSDYSASIIGSCVKAEEIQIWTDVSGVMTADPRIVPQARVLDRVSYKEAAEMSYFGAKVLHPQTIMPAVDENIPIRIKNTFAPEDPGTLISAETPAREFSVKTVTSITGMSLVSVEGRGMIGVPGVAGRVFTATAGQRINVLMFSQASSEQHISLVVKRHEGDQTVKALRREFEAEMERRRIDRVASISEIAIIALVGEGIKGVPGVAARAFGVLGGAAINIMMIAQGSSELNLSIVVREKDAARAVQLIHEAFELAR